In one Mus pahari chromosome 21, PAHARI_EIJ_v1.1, whole genome shotgun sequence genomic region, the following are encoded:
- the Tff2 gene encoding trefoil factor 2, with product MPAGGNWAFCRLPRSSGADMRPRGAPLLAVVLVLGLHALVEGEKPSPCRCSRLTPHNRKNCGFPGITSDQCFDLGCCFDSSVAGVPWCFHPLPNQASEQCVMEVSARKDCGYPGISPEECASRQCCFSNLIFEVPWCFFPQSVEDCHY from the exons ATGCCAGCTGGTGGGAACTGGGCATTCTGCAGGCTGCCCAGGTCCAGTGGAGCAGACATGCGACCTCGAGGTGCCCCCCTGCTGGCAGTGGTCCTGGTCCTGGGACTGCATGCTCTGGTGGAGGGCGAGAAACCGT CCCCCTGTCGGTGTTCCAGGCTGACACCCCACAACAGAAAGAACTGTGGCTTCCCGGGCATCACCAGTGACCAGTGCTTTGACCTCGGATGCTGCTTTGACTCCAGCGTCGCCGGGGTCCCTTGGTGTTTCCACCCACTTCCAAACCAAG CATCGGAGCAGTGTGTCATGGAAGTGTCAGCTCGCAAGGATTGTGGGTACCCGGGCATCAGCCCCGAGGAATGTGCCAGTCGACAGTGCTGCTTTTCCAACCTGATCTTTGAAGTGCCCTGGTGTTTCTTCCCACAGTCTGTGGAAG ATTGTCACTACTGA